In the genome of Thermodesulfobacteriota bacterium, one region contains:
- a CDS encoding SDR family oxidoreductase, which produces MNLSPVIVQMETISILGCGWLGLPLGVYLVKKGHKVKGSTTEPDKLKIIEENDIEPYLIVLTPEIHGEHYNKFLNCDVLIIDFPPERRDDIVEYHQQQIKSLISAIRNGTVKHVIFTSSTSVYPDVNREVFEDPEPKPTKSSGKALLKVENLLRGCHKFEATIIRLGGLIGYDRMPGKFLAGKKDLANGDAHVNLIHRDDCVEIIFKIIKNNTWGETFNACADCHPTRKQYYIDQAKLIGLTPPAFNENESCNYKIVSNKKLKEFLNYKFKYPDPSKIVEN; this is translated from the coding sequence TTGAATCTTTCTCCAGTCATAGTTCAAATGGAAACAATCAGTATTCTAGGATGTGGTTGGTTGGGGCTGCCTCTCGGTGTTTATCTTGTTAAGAAAGGACACAAGGTTAAGGGCTCAACTACTGAACCTGACAAACTGAAGATTATTGAAGAAAATGATATTGAGCCATACCTGATAGTTCTAACTCCTGAAATTCACGGAGAACATTATAACAAATTCCTTAATTGTGACGTGCTAATAATTGATTTTCCTCCCGAAAGAAGAGATGACATAGTCGAGTACCACCAACAACAAATAAAATCTCTAATCTCAGCGATAAGAAACGGAACCGTTAAACATGTAATTTTCACAAGCTCTACTTCTGTCTATCCGGATGTCAATCGTGAAGTTTTTGAAGACCCTGAACCAAAGCCAACTAAATCATCTGGGAAAGCATTATTGAAAGTTGAAAATCTATTAAGAGGATGCCACAAGTTTGAAGCAACAATAATAAGGCTTGGAGGATTGATAGGTTATGATCGCATGCCGGGAAAATTCCTCGCTGGCAAAAAAGACCTCGCAAATGGTGATGCACATGTTAATTTGATTCATCGCGACGATTGTGTTGAGATTATATTTAAGATAATAAAAAACAACACTTGGGGAGAGACATTCAATGCCTGTGCCGATTGTCACCCGACGAGGAAGCAGTATTATATTGATCAGGCAAAGTTAATCGGATTAACACCACCAGCATTTAATGAAAACGAGTCATGCAATTATAAAATTGTTAGCAATAAGAAACTGAAAGAATTCTTGAACTACAAATTTAAATATCCTGACCCCTCGAAGATTGTTGAAAATTAA
- a CDS encoding SDR family oxidoreductase: MKKSRFKDKVAIITGASSGIGRATAIEFAKEGAKTVLVSRSGKKLKRVADEIRDFNSNLLAIPADVSKQDEVSNMIEKVIGEYGRVDILFNNAGSSFVGRIEEDDFVENAKKMMEVDFFGTVYCTKEVLPIMQKQGSGHIIIMSSVVGRKAFPHFGGYSSAMHAITGFTDSLRQELHGSGIDVSIIHPALTQTPMLYHVNPAYMPPPFRRMTPITPESVAEAVLGAVDKKHLRVIVPSQPKRLLLADAISPRLGDLIVRLMPNRAFSSLIGIYRGRVYERK, encoded by the coding sequence ATGAAAAAATCAAGATTCAAAGACAAAGTCGCAATCATAACTGGGGCTTCAAGCGGGATAGGTAGGGCAACTGCAATTGAATTTGCGAAGGAGGGAGCTAAAACCGTTCTGGTTTCGCGCTCAGGGAAGAAACTCAAAAGAGTTGCGGATGAAATTCGTGACTTTAATTCAAACCTTTTGGCTATTCCTGCGGATGTCTCAAAGCAGGATGAGGTCAGCAATATGATAGAGAAGGTAATTGGTGAATACGGAAGAGTTGATATTTTGTTTAACAATGCAGGCAGTTCCTTTGTAGGTCGTATCGAGGAGGACGATTTTGTTGAAAATGCGAAAAAGATGATGGAAGTTGACTTCTTTGGAACAGTTTATTGCACTAAAGAGGTTTTACCGATAATGCAAAAACAGGGATCAGGGCACATCATAATCATGTCTTCGGTAGTTGGTAGAAAAGCATTTCCTCATTTTGGTGGATACTCGTCGGCAATGCATGCGATTACCGGCTTTACCGACTCATTAAGGCAAGAGTTGCATGGGAGTGGAATCGATGTTTCGATTATACACCCGGCGTTAACCCAGACCCCTATGCTCTATCATGTTAATCCAGCCTATATGCCTCCTCCATTCAGGAGAATGACGCCAATAACACCGGAATCTGTTGCTGAGGCTGTGCTAGGGGCGGTGGATAAAAAACACCTTAGAGTCATAGTACCTAGTCAACCTAAAAGACTACTACTTGCCGATGCTATATCTCCACGCCTTGGAGACCTGATAGTAAGGTTAATGCCGAATAGAGCGTTTTCTTCGTTGATTGGGATTTACAGGGGAAGGGTGTACGAACGCAAGTAA
- a CDS encoding MarR family winged helix-turn-helix transcriptional regulator, translating into MKTNKFQVNKVNNRLDILALAECPNCACFNLRKAARAVTHLYDEILRPTGIRATQFSLLIATSLLGPMTVTNLAEQGVMDRTTLTRNLKPLEKLGLVKVSPGSDQRKRIISITRKGQEALVNALPLWRKAQAHVVKGLGRKRLDSILKDLSEVVLLTQNN; encoded by the coding sequence ATGAAGACAAATAAATTCCAAGTAAATAAGGTTAATAATAGACTGGATATTTTAGCGTTGGCAGAATGTCCTAATTGTGCTTGTTTTAACCTCCGAAAGGCTGCACGTGCAGTAACTCATCTTTATGATGAAATACTCAGGCCAACAGGAATTCGTGCTACTCAGTTTTCCTTACTAATAGCCACTAGTCTGCTCGGACCTATGACTGTGACGAATCTAGCTGAACAGGGTGTTATGGATCGCACTACTCTTACTCGTAATCTCAAACCCCTTGAAAAACTTGGGTTAGTCAAAGTTTCCCCCGGAAGTGACCAACGCAAACGGATTATATCTATTACGAGGAAGGGTCAAGAAGCTTTAGTGAATGCGCTTCCCCTTTGGAGAAAGGCTCAAGCGCATGTTGTCAAAGGGTTGGGACGAAAGCGCTTGGACTCGATTTTAAAGGATTTATCAGAAGTGGTGTTGCTAACGCAAAATAATTAA
- a CDS encoding trypsin-like peptidase domain-containing protein has translation MNGNLKYIKGYGEIDYGNSAAEGLFDETDHLLDAYSQAVVSVVEKLSPSVVSIKVTHQARASTPRGVVPFEMTGSGSGVIITPDGYILTNSHVVHNSKGLEVSLSDGKTYAADVVGEDSDTDLAVLRILAFNIKAAELGDSDKLKVGQLVIAIGNPYGFQASVTAGVVSATGRSMRSQSGRLIENVIQTDAALNPGNSGGPLVDSHGNVVGINTAVIQSAQGICFAIPINTARWVAGLLIKEGRIKKVYLGVKGLNRRLNRIEARRHDIGNEFGVEVHEVASGGPAYRAGIRTGDIIVSINENSVQNVDDIHRYLTRIDVGSNLKIKVLRDGEKLELKSVVE, from the coding sequence ATGAATGGTAATTTGAAGTATATAAAAGGATACGGAGAAATAGATTATGGCAATTCGGCCGCTGAAGGTCTATTTGACGAAACGGATCATCTATTAGATGCTTACTCACAGGCGGTTGTAAGTGTCGTGGAGAAGTTAAGTCCTTCTGTAGTAAGCATTAAAGTGACCCATCAAGCACGGGCTAGTACACCAAGGGGTGTAGTTCCGTTTGAAATGACCGGTAGTGGTTCGGGCGTGATCATAACCCCAGACGGCTACATACTTACAAATAGTCATGTCGTTCATAATTCTAAGGGGTTGGAGGTATCCCTCTCAGATGGTAAAACATATGCTGCTGATGTGGTCGGCGAAGATAGTGATACGGATTTAGCAGTTTTGAGAATACTTGCGTTTAATATCAAGGCGGCCGAGCTTGGAGACTCGGATAAATTAAAGGTGGGACAGCTGGTGATTGCTATCGGCAACCCCTATGGATTCCAGGCATCTGTAACGGCGGGTGTTGTAAGCGCTACTGGAAGGTCTATGAGGAGTCAGTCTGGTCGGCTGATTGAAAATGTAATCCAGACTGATGCTGCTTTGAATCCTGGTAACTCAGGTGGACCGCTGGTCGATAGTCACGGGAACGTCGTGGGTATCAACACTGCTGTAATTCAATCCGCACAGGGTATATGCTTTGCAATACCAATTAATACTGCTCGCTGGGTCGCTGGCCTGCTAATAAAAGAGGGAAGAATTAAAAAGGTATATCTAGGAGTTAAGGGGTTAAACAGGAGATTAAACAGAATTGAGGCAAGAAGACATGACATTGGTAATGAATTTGGAGTAGAGGTACATGAAGTTGCCAGTGGCGGACCGGCATACCGAGCAGGAATACGCACTGGTGATATCATAGTCTCAATTAATGAAAATTCAGTACAGAACGTGGATGACATACACAGGTACCTGACCAGAATAGATGTCGGGTCAAACTTAAAAATTAAGGTTTTGAGGGACGGTGAAAAGCTTGAACTTAAATCCGTGGTAGAATAG
- the trxA gene encoding thioredoxin has protein sequence MSRTIQLTDSNFEEEVFEAKLPVLVDFWADWCGPCRMMGPVIEEIAEEFEGQLKVGKLNVDENPGAASYHGIRSIPTLLLFKAGKPVEEVIGAVPKEQLVGVISRALKVRLSA, from the coding sequence ATGAGCAGGACAATACAGTTAACTGATAGTAATTTTGAGGAGGAGGTATTCGAGGCTAAGCTTCCTGTACTTGTAGACTTTTGGGCTGATTGGTGCGGGCCATGCAGGATGATGGGTCCCGTTATAGAGGAGATAGCGGAGGAATTTGAGGGGCAATTAAAGGTTGGAAAGCTTAATGTAGACGAGAACCCCGGGGCTGCTTCTTATCATGGCATAAGGAGTATTCCAACATTGCTGTTGTTCAAAGCTGGTAAACCAGTAGAAGAGGTGATAGGGGCTGTTCCAAAGGAGCAACTTGTTGGAGTCATCAGTCGTGCATTGAAAGTGAGGCTGAGTGCATAA
- a CDS encoding LON peptidase substrate-binding domain-containing protein — translation MESPTFDTESLLNLDNFSGIIPLFPLPNIVFFPNSLLPLHVFEPRYRQLVEDIIDSERIIGMVLLKPGWEKNYHDKPEIFSVGCMGRIINIEVGKDGRSNIVLYGLKRVRIAEILHDAPYRLARVNLMEDIHGTNQEGHHRRIVELITRWNSMLGKEYKSHRINLDSNLALGTLTDCITPQIVSNVFHMQEFLEEATILKRADMILEQLETKLEIISITSKKRNSILEKRHLN, via the coding sequence ATGGAATCCCCAACGTTCGACACGGAAAGCCTCCTAAATCTAGACAACTTTTCTGGAATTATTCCCCTATTTCCACTCCCTAATATAGTCTTTTTCCCAAACTCTCTGCTTCCGCTACACGTATTCGAACCTAGATACAGACAACTGGTTGAAGACATTATAGATTCTGAGCGAATAATCGGCATGGTTCTGCTAAAACCCGGGTGGGAAAAAAACTACCATGATAAACCAGAGATATTCAGCGTAGGCTGTATGGGAAGAATTATAAATATAGAAGTTGGGAAAGACGGGAGATCCAACATTGTTCTATACGGATTAAAAAGGGTAAGGATAGCGGAAATATTACACGACGCACCATATAGACTTGCACGTGTCAACTTAATGGAAGACATTCACGGGACTAACCAAGAGGGGCATCACAGACGGATTGTCGAATTAATAACAAGATGGAATAGTATGTTAGGAAAAGAATACAAATCACATCGGATCAATCTCGATTCTAATCTCGCCCTCGGTACCCTCACAGATTGCATTACTCCTCAAATAGTCTCAAATGTCTTTCATATGCAAGAGTTTCTTGAAGAAGCAACTATCTTAAAAAGAGCGGATATGATTCTCGAGCAACTGGAAACAAAATTAGAGATAATCTCGATCACCTCAAAAAAGAGAAATTCCATATTGGAAAAACGACACCTGAACTAG